A DNA window from Candidatus Dadabacteria bacterium contains the following coding sequences:
- a CDS encoding pyridoxal phosphate-dependent aminotransferase codes for MDISQRAAEIKQSATLAITAKVKELRAEGVDVIGFGAGEPDFDTPGNIKEAGIESIKSGFTKYTPVGGTAELKKAITERIKLDYGIEYSPAEVMVSCGAKHTLYNVAQAVFNPGDEVIVPSPYWVSYPAQIALAGATPVIAETALKDGFKLTPGGLKKLISPRTRALILNYPSNPTGATYDEKELAEIAGVATEAGIFIVSDEIYDKILYGGAKHTPVAALGDDVRENSILVNGVSKSYSMTGWRIGYAAANADVISAMSRIQGQCTSNPPSMAQVAAAEALSGSQEVVERRAEEFERRRDFIVSRVREIGFECLTPSGAFYIFPSAGNFIGKKFGDGEIKDSVTLAEFLLNQAKVAVVPGVEFGMENHLRISYATSMENIEEGMVRIEKALALLS; via the coding sequence ATAGACATTTCACAAAGAGCGGCGGAGATAAAGCAGTCCGCCACACTTGCAATCACGGCGAAGGTAAAGGAGTTGCGCGCCGAAGGGGTGGACGTCATCGGATTTGGCGCGGGAGAGCCGGACTTTGACACGCCCGGCAACATCAAAGAGGCGGGCATTGAGTCAATCAAAAGCGGCTTCACCAAATACACGCCCGTGGGCGGAACAGCCGAACTGAAAAAAGCCATCACCGAAAGAATCAAACTGGACTACGGGATTGAATATTCACCCGCCGAAGTGATGGTCTCATGCGGCGCAAAGCACACGCTTTACAATGTGGCGCAGGCGGTCTTTAATCCCGGAGACGAAGTAATCGTGCCGTCTCCCTACTGGGTTTCATACCCGGCGCAAATCGCGCTCGCGGGGGCGACGCCCGTCATCGCGGAGACCGCGCTGAAGGACGGGTTCAAACTCACGCCGGGGGGGCTCAAAAAACTCATCTCCCCGAGAACGCGCGCGCTGATATTGAACTACCCCTCAAACCCCACCGGCGCGACCTATGATGAAAAGGAACTCGCGGAAATTGCGGGCGTGGCAACGGAGGCGGGCATATTCATCGTGTCGGACGAGATATACGACAAAATCCTCTACGGCGGCGCGAAGCACACGCCCGTGGCGGCTTTGGGAGACGATGTGAGAGAAAACTCCATCCTTGTGAACGGGGTTTCAAAATCGTATTCAATGACCGGCTGGAGAATCGGATATGCGGCGGCGAATGCGGATGTCATATCGGCTATGTCGCGCATACAGGGGCAATGCACTTCAAACCCGCCTTCCATGGCGCAAGTCGCCGCCGCCGAAGCGCTATCCGGCAGTCAGGAAGTTGTGGAGAGGCGCGCGGAGGAGTTTGAACGCAGAAGGGATTTTATAGTTTCGCGCGTCCGGGAAATAGGGTTTGAGTGCCTTACACCAAGCGGCGCGTTCTACATCTTTCCGTCCGCCGGAAACTTCATCGGTAAAAAGTTCGGAGACGGCGAAATCAAAGACAGCGTTACGCTTGCGGAGTTTCTGCTCAATCAGGCAAAGGTCGCCGTAGTTCCGGGCGTGGAGTTCGGAATGGAAAACCATCTGAGAATCTCCTACGCCACATCAATGGAAAACATAGAAGAGGGAATGGTCAGGATAGAAAAGGCGCTCGCCCTGCTCTCCTGA
- the coaD gene encoding pantetheine-phosphate adenylyltransferase — protein sequence MKKTAIYPGSFDPVTLGHINIIERGAEVFDELTVAVAKKPPGSATFPLKERVAMAQKAVAGKSNVKVEPFDGLLMEYAAKKEAGVILRGMRSVSDFEYELQMATANKSLKPAIETVFMVTEARFSHISSSLIKEVVALGGSADGMIPDFVEKKLRARLRAGKGK from the coding sequence ATGAAGAAGACGGCGATATATCCGGGGTCTTTTGACCCCGTTACCCTCGGGCACATAAACATCATTGAGCGCGGGGCGGAGGTGTTTGACGAGTTGACGGTCGCGGTCGCAAAAAAGCCGCCGGGGTCGGCAACTTTCCCCCTTAAGGAGCGGGTGGCAATGGCGCAAAAGGCGGTCGCGGGCAAAAGCAACGTCAAGGTTGAGCCGTTTGACGGGTTGCTTATGGAATACGCGGCAAAAAAAGAGGCGGGGGTCATACTCAGGGGTATGAGAAGCGTTTCGGACTTTGAATACGAACTTCAGATGGCAACCGCAAACAAGTCTCTCAAGCCCGCGATTGAAACGGTCTTTATGGTTACCGAAGCGCGGTTCTCCCATATCAGTTCATCTCTGATAAAAGAGGTTGTGGCGCTCGGCGGGTCTGCGGACGGCATGATTCCGGACTTTGTTGAGAAAAAACTGCGCGCGCGACTGCGCGCCGGGAAGGGAAAATGA
- the rsmD gene encoding 16S rRNA (guanine(966)-N(2))-methyltransferase RsmD, with the protein MYPYRSIMRIITGSAKGRKIKTASKGVRPMTARVRKSVFDTLGDLRGAHVLDVFAGSGALGIECLSRGADSAVFVEKSPQVAEVIHNNIKQCGFEDRCKVIRADYRKAAEILTESGRKFDLVFIMPPYSLYKKISESKLEARFSSLLSQNGRIVIEYETGGEDGGEHSGEKRVTKRYGGTTVSIISP; encoded by the coding sequence GTGTATCCTTACCGCTCCATTATGAGAATCATCACCGGCTCGGCAAAGGGCAGAAAAATTAAAACCGCAAGCAAGGGAGTGCGCCCAATGACGGCGCGGGTCAGGAAGTCCGTCTTTGACACTCTGGGCGATTTGCGCGGGGCGCATGTCCTGGACGTGTTCGCAGGCTCCGGCGCGCTCGGCATAGAATGCCTCAGCCGCGGGGCGGACTCGGCCGTGTTCGTTGAAAAAAGCCCGCAGGTGGCGGAGGTCATTCACAACAACATCAAACAATGCGGCTTTGAAGACAGATGCAAAGTAATCCGCGCAGACTACCGCAAAGCGGCGGAAATCCTGACCGAAAGCGGAAGAAAGTTTGACCTCGTGTTCATAATGCCGCCCTACTCGCTTTACAAAAAAATTTCGGAGAGCAAACTTGAGGCGCGTTTTTCTTCCCTGCTGTCGCAAAACGGCAGAATTGTAATAGAGTATGAGACCGGCGGGGAGGATGGCGGAGAACATTCCGGCGAAAAACGTGTGACGAAAAGATACGGAGGCACAACCGTCAGCATAATCTCACCGTGA
- the gyrA gene encoding DNA gyrase subunit A has product MPDDTSRFLPTSIEDEMKDSYLSYSMSVIVGRALPDARDGMKPVHRRILYGMHEVGNAWNRPYKKSARIVGDVMGKFHPHGDSAIYDTLVRMAQDFSMRYPLVDGQGNFGSMDGDPPAAMRYTEVRLDRIAGEILDDLDKETVDFVPNYDGGEHEPVVLPARLPNLLLNGSSGIAVGMSTNIPPHNLGELVDAIIAQIKDPDITVAKLMKHLPGPDFPTGGFIHGSAPIRQIYETGRGIIKIRARASIEKQKKGDKSLVVISEIPYQVNKVKLIERIAELVRDEKIKGISDIRDESDRDGIRLVVELKRGENAEVILNQLYKNTQMDTSFGVIMLALVGNQPEVLSLKEALAQFIGHRREVVIRRTLFELEKAEARLHILDGLKIALDNLDAVIKMIRSSKSPGEAKAALIEKLSLSDIQAQAILDMRLQRLTALEREKILEERKELLETVARLKKILADESLILKIVSDELAELKSKYADKRRTEIIENAEEISIEDLISDEDMVVTISHEGYIKTTPLSIYRSQRRGGKGKKGMTTRESDFVEDLFTASNHNYVLFFTNHGRCHWLKVYEIPEAGRTAKGRAMVNLLNLGEGEKVAAVLPVRKFEDDKFILMATRRGVVKKTGLMAYSRPRSGGIIALNIKDGDELVAARITDGKSEIFLSSHDGKGIRFEESKVRAMGRTASGVKGFNLEKDDWLVSLEVAPDPEAQMLTVTEKGFGKRTRLSGYRQTNRGGKGVKTVDITAKNGKVIGTFQVTNATQMIFVTTPAGKVIRVNVSEIRSTGRVAQGVRVVRLERGETIAAAAKVVERDDSDADEDGREQANGATANGAAPPADGGGKE; this is encoded by the coding sequence ATGCCCGACGACACATCCCGCTTTCTTCCCACAAGCATTGAAGATGAGATGAAAGACTCTTATCTCTCCTACTCAATGAGTGTGATTGTGGGCAGGGCGCTGCCGGACGCGAGAGACGGAATGAAACCCGTCCACAGGCGCATCCTTTACGGAATGCACGAGGTAGGCAACGCATGGAACAGACCCTACAAAAAATCCGCCAGAATTGTGGGGGATGTGATGGGAAAGTTCCACCCTCACGGCGATTCAGCCATTTATGACACCCTCGTCCGCATGGCGCAGGACTTCTCAATGCGCTACCCGCTTGTTGACGGACAGGGCAACTTCGGCTCCATGGACGGAGACCCGCCCGCCGCCATGCGGTACACCGAAGTGCGGCTTGACAGAATCGCGGGCGAGATTTTAGACGACCTTGACAAGGAAACGGTTGACTTCGTTCCCAACTACGACGGCGGCGAGCATGAGCCCGTGGTGCTGCCCGCGCGGTTGCCCAACCTGCTCCTGAACGGCTCATCGGGAATAGCGGTCGGCATGTCAACCAACATTCCCCCGCACAACCTCGGCGAACTTGTTGACGCCATCATCGCGCAAATCAAAGACCCGGACATCACAGTCGCAAAACTTATGAAACACCTTCCGGGGCCGGACTTCCCCACGGGCGGATTTATTCACGGCAGCGCCCCGATACGGCAGATATACGAGACCGGAAGAGGCATCATCAAGATCAGGGCGCGCGCCTCCATTGAGAAACAGAAAAAGGGTGACAAAAGCCTCGTAGTCATCAGCGAAATCCCCTATCAGGTCAACAAGGTCAAACTTATAGAGCGCATCGCCGAACTCGTCCGTGACGAGAAAATCAAAGGCATAAGCGACATCCGTGACGAGTCCGACAGAGACGGCATCCGCCTTGTCGTGGAACTCAAACGGGGCGAAAACGCGGAGGTTATTCTCAACCAGCTTTACAAAAATACCCAGATGGACACCTCTTTCGGCGTCATCATGCTCGCCCTTGTCGGCAACCAGCCCGAAGTGCTGAGCCTCAAAGAAGCGCTCGCCCAGTTCATCGGCCACCGCAGGGAAGTGGTCATCCGCAGAACCCTGTTTGAACTTGAAAAGGCGGAAGCCCGCCTCCACATTCTGGACGGCCTCAAGATCGCGCTGGACAATCTGGACGCCGTAATCAAGATGATTCGCTCATCAAAGAGTCCGGGCGAGGCGAAAGCCGCCCTTATAGAGAAACTCTCCCTGTCCGACATACAGGCGCAGGCAATCCTTGACATGCGTCTCCAGAGGCTCACCGCCCTTGAGAGGGAGAAAATTCTTGAGGAAAGAAAGGAGTTGCTTGAGACCGTGGCGCGGCTTAAAAAGATACTTGCGGATGAGAGTTTGATACTGAAGATAGTGAGCGATGAACTTGCCGAACTGAAAAGCAAATACGCCGACAAAAGAAGAACCGAAATCATTGAAAATGCCGAGGAAATCTCAATTGAAGACCTCATTTCCGATGAAGACATGGTGGTAACCATCTCGCACGAGGGCTACATCAAAACCACCCCGCTCAGCATTTACAGAAGCCAGAGACGCGGCGGCAAGGGCAAGAAGGGAATGACCACCCGCGAGAGCGATTTCGTTGAAGACCTGTTCACGGCGTCAAACCACAATTACGTGCTTTTCTTCACAAACCACGGCAGGTGTCACTGGCTCAAGGTGTATGAAATACCGGAGGCCGGGCGCACGGCGAAGGGCAGGGCGATGGTGAACCTGCTCAATCTGGGCGAGGGCGAAAAGGTGGCGGCGGTGCTTCCGGTGAGAAAGTTTGAGGATGACAAGTTCATACTGATGGCGACCCGGCGCGGCGTTGTGAAGAAAACCGGCCTGATGGCGTATTCGCGCCCGCGCTCGGGCGGAATCATCGCCCTTAACATCAAAGACGGAGACGAACTTGTCGCCGCGAGAATCACGGACGGGAAAAGTGAAATTTTCCTCTCCTCCCACGACGGCAAGGGCATCAGGTTTGAAGAGTCAAAAGTGCGCGCGATGGGCAGAACCGCATCGGGCGTCAAGGGGTTCAATCTGGAAAAAGACGACTGGCTGGTGAGCCTTGAGGTTGCTCCCGACCCCGAAGCGCAAATGCTGACCGTTACGGAAAAGGGCTTTGGAAAACGGACGCGCCTGTCCGGCTACCGGCAGACAAACCGGGGCGGCAAGGGTGTGAAAACCGTTGATATAACGGCGAAAAACGGCAAGGTGATAGGAACTTTTCAGGTTACGAACGCAACGCAGATGATATTTGTTACCACTCCCGCGGGCAAGGTAATAAGGGTGAATGTCAGCGAGATACGCAGCACGGGACGTGTGGCGCAGGGCGTGAGGGTGGTGCGCCTTGAGCGCGGCGAGACCATTGCCGCCGCCGCAAAGGTTGTTGAGAGAGACGATTCGGACGCAGACGAAGACGGGCGGGAGCAGGCAAACGGCGCGACCGCAAACGGCGCAGCCCCTCCCGCAGACGGCGGCGGGAAAGAGTGA
- a CDS encoding PaaI family thioesterase — protein sequence MPREIENVFIDLPGNNCFACHPGNELGLRLKFFADDDTGEVFTTFAPERHFNGFPGILHGGIQCAIMDELAFWAMFDKVGKIGVTTRIDLRYLAPVGFDAPLEARAKMIEFEGVKARVSASIKGKNGRDSARAVVTYALPDKKALGAILGENTLKGKFERYIRE from the coding sequence TTGCCCAGAGAGATTGAAAATGTTTTCATTGACCTTCCGGGCAACAACTGCTTTGCCTGCCATCCGGGCAATGAACTCGGCCTTCGCCTGAAGTTTTTCGCCGATGACGACACCGGCGAGGTGTTCACCACATTTGCTCCCGAAAGGCATTTCAACGGCTTTCCCGGCATACTTCACGGCGGAATACAGTGCGCGATAATGGATGAACTCGCGTTCTGGGCGATGTTTGACAAGGTCGGCAAAATAGGTGTTACAACCCGCATAGATTTGCGCTATCTTGCTCCGGTGGGCTTTGACGCCCCGCTTGAAGCGCGCGCAAAGATGATTGAGTTTGAAGGCGTAAAGGCGCGCGTTTCCGCCTCAATAAAGGGCAAAAACGGCAGAGACTCCGCAAGGGCGGTGGTAACCTATGCCCTGCCGGACAAAAAGGCCCTCGGCGCAATCCTCGGCGAAAACACGCTTAAAGGCAAGTTTGAGAGGTATATTCGGGAATGA
- a CDS encoding glutathione S-transferase family protein has protein sequence MKLYTHPLSGNAYKAELLLNHLGVEFERVNTDIFKGEHQTGEFAALNPNRKIPVLVDGDFVMWESNALLFYIGRKFAPNPYFPEEPETFGLASQWVLFGKTTLDTPLALARFWTKFLPPEKVDPAALAQKREEGRAALEILNGALKSRDFLAGPYTIADIACYPYVALAHEGEVDISDYSAVSKWVKRVEAQPGWTAMG, from the coding sequence ATGAAACTCTACACCCATCCCCTTTCCGGCAACGCCTACAAGGCGGAGTTGTTGCTCAACCATCTGGGTGTTGAGTTTGAGAGGGTCAACACGGACATCTTCAAGGGCGAACACCAAACCGGTGAATTTGCCGCGCTTAACCCCAACCGCAAAATACCCGTTCTTGTTGACGGCGATTTTGTTATGTGGGAATCCAACGCGCTTCTTTTCTACATAGGGCGCAAGTTTGCCCCCAATCCGTATTTTCCCGAAGAGCCGGAGACTTTCGGCCTTGCCTCGCAGTGGGTTTTGTTCGGAAAAACCACGCTTGACACCCCGCTTGCCCTTGCCCGCTTCTGGACAAAGTTTCTGCCGCCCGAAAAGGTTGACCCCGCCGCGCTTGCGCAAAAACGCGAAGAAGGGCGGGCGGCGCTTGAGATTCTGAACGGCGCGCTCAAGTCCCGCGACTTTCTTGCGGGTCCCTACACCATAGCGGACATCGCGTGCTACCCGTATGTCGCCCTCGCCCACGAGGGCGAAGTTGACATCTCGGACTATTCCGCCGTTTCAAAATGGGTGAAAAGGGTGGAGGCTCAGCCCGGCTGGACGGCAATGGGATGA